In Elephas maximus indicus isolate mEleMax1 chromosome 4, mEleMax1 primary haplotype, whole genome shotgun sequence, a genomic segment contains:
- the TMBIM6 gene encoding bax inhibitor 1: protein MNIFDRKINFDALLKFSHITPSTQQHLKKVYASFALCMFVAAAGAYVHVVTHFIQAGLLSALGSLGLMIWLMATPHSRETEQKRLGLLAGFAFLTGVGLGPALELCISINPSILPTAFMGTAMIFTCFTLSALYARRRSYLFLGGFLMSAMSLMVLSSLSNLFFGSMWLFQANLYVGLVVMCGFVLFDTQLIIEKAENGDKDYIWHCIDLFLDFVTLFRKLMMILAMNEKDKKKEKK, encoded by the exons ATGAACATATTTGATCGGAAGATCAACTTTGATGCGCTCTTAAAATTTTCCCACAT AACCCCCTCGACACAGCAGCACCTGAAGAAGGTCTATGCCAGCTTTGCCCTCTGTATGTTTGTGGCTGCTGCAGGGGCCTATGTCCATGTGGTGACTCACTTCATTCAG GCTGGTCTGCTTTCTGCCCTGGGCTCCCTGGGATTGATGATCTGGCTGATGGCAACACCTCATAGCCGTGAAACTGAGCAAAAAAGACTGGGACTTCTTGCAGGATTTGCTTTCCTTACAG GAGTTGGCCTGGGCCCTGCCCTGGAGTTGTGCATTTCCATCAACCCCAG CATCCTTCCCACTGCTTTCATGGGTACAGCAATGATCTTCACCTGCTTCACCCTGAGTGCGCTCTATGCCAGACGTCGTAGCTACCTCTTCCTGGGAG GTTTCTTGATGTCAGCCATGAGCCTGATGGTCTTGTCTTCCCTGAGCAACCTTTTCTTTGGCTCCATGTGGCTTTTCCAG GCAAACCTGTATGTGGGGCTGGTGGTCATGTGTGGCTTTGTCCTTTTTGATACTCAACTTATTATTGAAAAGGCTGAAAATGGAGATAAGGATTATATCTG GCACTGCATTGACCTCTTCCTGGATTTTGTTACTCTATTCAGAAAACTCATGATGATCCTGGCTATGAATGAGAAG gacaagaaaaaagagaagaagtgA